The DNA window cttttttatattttttttctcttgCATCGGATGATCTGATCAGAGTTTTCTTGATAATTCCGTGGAGGTAAAGTGTTGGTTTTTATTCTTGTTGTCATCTCTTTGGACTTTTCAAATGTTTTGTTTCAGCTTTTGTTTTGGTTTTttgtcttctttttttttttcagaactCGGAAAGAATTATTAGTCGTGtgagaatttatttttttgtatgcAGGATCGAGAGGGATTCACTTTTTTGAATTTGAAGTAaagggcttgattttgaaggtgATCTTCATTTTTTTCAAGTGATTTCAAGCGAATACATGAGGAAAAAATGGAGCTTTCTGAGTTTCTATCCTCGTTTTGGATATTTATTGCATTGTCATTAAGTACGATGATCTGAGTTTTTTTTCTGATCAAGCTGTTCTTGTTTTGATGAAAGCTATAGGTCATGAATGATTAATGATCAATCGTATTTCCGCTgattaattatttgaatttcattttGATAGAATCCCTGTTGGGATTTGTGACAGTGGCAGTAAAGCGATGATAAGATGTAATAAATAGTAAGAATGGATAATCTAATGTGATGCATCTTGACTGTAATAATCATGAGAGGGGTAAGAGTATGCAGAATGGGCCTCTTTCTCCTTTTTTAACACTTGTATCTGGTTCAAATAAGTCATTAAATTGTGCCTAAAAATCATGTTTCCTTCTTCAGAGGTTCTTCTTTTGTCGGTATACGCACTCCACGATGTTCAGAAATAACACCAATGCAGCAGTGCCTCCTATTCCTGGTTGCAATCATTTCCAGTTTCCTGATGATGCCCCAAATCAGCTCCAGTTATGTGTAAATGGTAAgtttcatcaatcaaattcaagaCCAATTGACTGGTTTATGCGATCCTATGGTTAATATATTTGTTTCTTAGAATATTTTATTGTAATCGAATCTAATTTGTCATGATGAAGTTGATAAAAAAGCCAGCATTTTCAACAAGAATCCAGTGTCTGCTGGTTTAAGGCTGTCTTATGATGACGATGAACGGAACTCCACACTTTCTTCTGCAAGTGGAAGCATGACCATTGGATCATCGATACTTCCGTCTCTGCATGTTGATGTCGAGAGAGAACTCAATCAAAATGGAAAAGAACTGGAACATTATATGAGAATCCAGGTAGTCGAAATCTACTCCATGCATTAAAATGTCCATTTCCTTTCACCTAAACGTCCCAAATGTACTTGTTTTTCTGCAACAGAAAATGAACTCTTCGCTAATCTTGAAAGCCCGTTTTGTGTTTCAGTTTCTACTAAAAGTGTATATATTTTGAGCCCATCGTATTGCATCATGAACAGGAAGAGAATCTGTTAAAAGGGCTAAGAGAAATAAGACAGAATCACTACACTTCATGCCTAACTTATTTAGAGAACAGCTGTATAAAGAAGTTGCATCAGAAAAATCTCGAGTTGGAGACTGTAACTTGCAAGAACAATGAACTTGTCGAACGTACAAAACAGTTAACAGCCGAAGCTCAGAGTTGGTGCAACATTGCAAAGTACAATGAATCAGTTGCTAAAGCATTGAAAACCAGTCTAAAGCAAGCAATGCAACAAGGTTCCAACCGAGGAAACAGAGTTGGAGAGAATGATATTGATGACGCTGCCTCGTCTATTGATCCGAACAATTTTCTCAGCAATTCAGGTAAGCATGAAAGATCTAGTCCAGTATATATTAATGCTCCTATCTGTAGATATTGTAAATCAAAGGAGGTATCTATAGTGTTAATGCCTTGTAGACATCTTTGTCTGTGTAAGGAGTGTGAAGGCTTTGTGGGTGCTTGTCCTGTGTGCAGAATGGTAACAAATGCTAGCTTTGAGGTGTATCTCCTAAATAATTAATCAAATAAGTTATATAAAAGACTGTTACAATATTGAGTTAAAATGCAGATAAGTAATGCATTGCAttctcaaaatataaaattgacTTCTTGGACTTGATCCTTTACTAAGACTACTTCCACAAAAATGTATAGTTTTCGCTTTATATTGAGCTATCGTTATCTTCCTTTCGTCCAGTAACAAGATACACGTTGTAGATCCGCAGAATATAGTAGCAAATGTAGCACGAAGTGTCGAATAAGATTTGCTCGTCAGGATTAAGCTTCACACCTCGAGTTGTTCATATGCAATCGAGTCGAAATCATTAAAAGCATATGATTAAATCGAAATTTGAAAGATTTAGCCATCCCTCTCCCTAGCTCAGATGTAATTTATTGGTCTATTGTTGATCGAGTATTGTATAGTTATGAAAAATAGGGACAAAAAAGATGCAGTACCTAAGGGAAAGTCTAGCGAATGTCGAAAAACGATGTGGTATCTTGTTAAAGGTGTAAGATTTTGAAAGATTTAGTTTTACAAATTGGTAGGTAATTTATTACAGCATTAAATAAGAAAATTAATCCatcaactatatatatatatatatatatatatataacctaCCAATTTGTAAAACTAATATTGGTTATTTATATTGTCAAAATTAAGTTATAGTATgctatttttgttttgttttgttttgttttgttttttttcagtTTTAGTTTTTCTCTTGATAAAGGTGTAAATGTAGAGTTGAAGTGTATAAATTATAATGTCATAAATTACAAACTATACTAAAATTatcataaactaaaacatgtaaattaaattaaatttaacaaTATAGATGGTCGAATTAAATTGCAAGGATCAAATATATATggtcaaaattataatttttcatgTCGAGATTTAGCAAAGTgttgattaaataaaattttaatggatTACAtcccataatttttttatttttttttaattcagaATATGCATTCatagtaaataaaaatattattaatccAAAAAACTAAGACAAAGAAAATAATGAATAAATTGATCAAAATTATAAAGTTAACAGGACTGATTCTACATGTTTTCCTTCTTTATGTGAGATTATATCCAACAAAGTAATATTCTGTGGGATTGTTTGAAGTTTGTGATAATGTTGCACTGATTATTCATATCCGATAATCTTATGTTTGGGCTGCATATTTTCTTGACCCCGTTAGATACAGGCTTATGCTGACAATGTTCTCATGTACACTTCTGAACAATTTACATTTATGTTCATTTCTCcgtaaagatttgtgagaccgtacATATTCTAGATCAAGTGGTGTTAAATTTTCTTGACAGGTTTTCAATTAAATTGTTTCCCCAAATGTTATCTGTTTTACATCAATAAATAGCGCACTAGCACGAAATGGATTTTGAGTTGAGTGCCTCGAAATGTATGATTCAATGATCCAAAATGGTCTTAAACCGTAAAAAGTAATGTTTTCGAGTGTGTTAACGGGTGGCAGCCATCCAGGATTTGTTGACGGGGGAAGATTTGCGTTCCGTGCAATGCAAACTCGATGTGGACTACATCCAGAGAGGCAGCATTATTCTTGTATAGTTGATCTTCTTAGCAGTGCAGGTTTGGTAAACGAAGCAGAAGTTGttggggaaaacccataaaccgcagaatccataatgataaatcatcaagaatttgattgaaaacttaagcggaagcgtacctgaagccataatcctgaattgTTTAGAAtgtgtcttgatcttccagatctacgcgctctttccttgagagaatcctttagtttctcttcagaactattttcttaatgagGGGTagaatagtgaaagtgacaACGCAagatctggggaccatgacccatatttatagataatgtttatcaatatcttctgatatttctgttttagctcatcataaaaacagaaattacacttatgtctctacatattaaaggcccacaacccattagatacatcaaagcccaataacccgaaaccttagttgatcactttattttgggcttaacttaatagacaacccacaacacataattattcacatataagctcatataaataaattgatccaacaatctcccacttgggctatatgtgtaactttataattatgtttgtgaaaataaccttATGAGCTCAAAATTGTTGTCATTCCGAAATGTATCTATAACCAATCTGGTCCATCAATCACACCAACATAGGATTAAAGCAGTCTTCGCTATACTCAAGGTAACTAGACCCATCAATGGTCACATATACTAACACAACTGAATGACATGGATCATGAAGTGGATGTGTAGCATggaaatttcatgcaatgtgacCGTAACATGCCTATTTCCAACTGGTCATTCCTTTAACCTTATTGAgattaaactttaaatcataatcagtgtgtgacttaacttgaaatttatttctgcagaaaataaatttacataactgtaactgaaaatgtctacaactgaaaagcatttaaaataacaaactcCCACTAAAACTGAATTTCCTCAATTGACATCACACTCATACTAGTAGTGTGCTCATGAAATTGTTTGGGTTctagtcccttagtaagcgGATTCGCAACCATAGAGTTTGTACCGATATGCTCAATAGACAATTTTCCActctgaattctttctttaacaaccagaaacttgatgtcaatgtgttttgacttcgtcgagctcctgttgttattggaatacataactgctgatttattgtcacaatgTAATCTTATTGGCTTTTCAATGTCATCAACAATGCGCAGTCCCGTGAAAAAATTTTGCAGCCATATTCCATGATTGGATGCCTCATAACACGCTACAAACTCAGCTGCCATGGTGGAAGAAGCTATAAGAGACTGTTTAGCACTCTTCCAGGAAATGTACCTCCAGAAAGGAGATAGATGTAGTCTGACGTAGATTTCATACTATCTTGGTATCCAGCAAATTCGGAGTCAGTATACCCCATGATCTCAAGCTGATCCAACCTCCGATATATGAGCatgtaatcttttgttctctgtaggtaccgtaaaacccttttgactgctttccaatgttccactcctggattacttaaatatcgtcccaacattcctgtcacgtacgcaatatctggacgtgtacaaacctgagcatacatcagactccccactgcagatgcatagggaaccttctgcatttctttttcctcaCAATCATTCTTTGGGTATTGTTTGAGACTAAATTTGTCTCCCTTAGCCACAGGGTTATCCGTTGGTTTACAATCTTACATCCCATATCGCTTGAGAATTTTTTCGATATAGCCTTTCtgagataatccaagaatacctCGAGAACGATCCCAATGTATCTGAATATCTAGTATAAAAGATGCATCACCAAGatctttcatctcaaaattcttagctAAAAATCTCTTGGTTTCATGCAACAACTCTATATCGTTACTAGCGAgctgaatgtcatcaacatataaaaccagaaaaatatgcttactctcactgaacttatggtacacactatcatcgaccaaattcatctcaaaaccaaacgagatgatcacttgatgaaatttgaaataccattgtcgagatgcctgcttgagcccatagatggatttctttaatttgcaaaccatattatttgtgtctTTGGACACAAAATTTTCTGGCTGCACCATATAAATCGTTTCATCAATGTCATCATTTAgaaatgcagtctttacatccatctgatgaagCTCAATATCTAaatgcgccaccaaagccattataatccttaaagagtctttcgaagaaaccggagagaaagtctctttataatcaatgccttctttctgtgtaaagcctTAGAAACAAGACGAGCCTTATATCTTTCCACGTTGCCTTTCGAATCCCTCTTGATTTTATATATCCATTTGCAACCAATGGGCTTCGTACCTTTAGGCAATGGGACAAGATCTCATACGTCATTGTCTTTCATGGACTTTATCTCCTCATTCATGACATCATTCCACTTTTGAGAGTTAGAACTTTCCATGGCTTGACGGAAGTTAATAGGATCATCCTCCATCAATCCAATGTCTGcctcatgttcttgaagaaatacaaTGTAATCATCCGGCACAGCATTTCTCCGTTCTCTAGTGGATCTCCTTAATGGCATAGGTTCTGGAGGTGCTTGAGTTTGTTCATCTAGAATGAGAGGATCTCTAATATTGTTTTTCTGTATTGTGTCTTGGTCAAAATGGGGAATATGATCCTGATCAATGTCCAAAACACCTGTGGGAACATTTACATATTTctcttcaaagacaatatcccttactttatctccccccgcaaactcaacatcctcaaAGAACCGGGCATTTCCTGACTCAAAAATCGACTTACTCGTAGTATCATAAAACTTGTACCCCCTGGATCTTTCAGAGtatccaataaaataacaactaactGTCCTTGAGTCCAATTTCTTTTCATTAGGCTTGTAAGGCCTTGCCTCAGCTGGACATCCCCGAACGTGTAGATGCTTAAGACTGGGCTTTTTACCCGTCCAAAGATCATATGGGGTTGTGGTCGCTGCCTTAGTTGGAACCCTGTTAAGGATATATGCTGCGGTCTTTAATGCTTCTCCCCAGAGTGATTCTGGTAAGGTAAAATGACTGATCATACTCCTCACCATATCCTTAAGCGTTCTGTTTCGTCTTTCAGCAACACCATTCATAGTGGGCGAACCCGGCATAGTGTACTGTGGGACGATACCGCATTCCTCCAGGAATCTAGCAAAAGGTCCTGGACGTTGTTCACCTGAACCGTCATATCTACCATAGTATTCACCATCACGGTCAGATCTATCGCTTTTAATCTTTAagccaagttgattttcaacttcagctttatagtttttgaatacatccaatgactgtgccttttcatgaatgagataaatgaagccatatcttgaaaaatcgtctgtgaacgttataaaatactgttgaccattccaagaagccgaagggaatgatccacaaatatcagtatgtataagttctaagacgcctgaacacctgttggcttcaaatctccttttattggtttgttttccctttatacaattaacacaattattaaaattggTGTAATCTAAAGGTTCGAGAATTTCGTCTGACACAAGTCTCCTTATTCTCTTTTCAGAGATATGACCCAATCTTTTGTGTCATAACGCAGCTGATTTCtcattgtttaatttttttttagtgcatctacttgtttgcagggattcattaaatgaagcaataacatccaaagaataaagattatcgtatcctgataaagaaccagaacctaaccaattttgaatcgagaaacaaactgaatatttcattttcaaaagaacaagaataaccaaatTTTTCAAATGCAGAAATAGAAATCAAATTCCGTCTAAAAGACAGGCACAACAAATGTttcataaagatccaaatatatttcagtctttaacaataatctaaattttcctattgcttcaacttcaactttgttgTCGTCACCAACATAGATGAATCTTTCAGCATCACCTTGGTTTTCGGCAATCCAGGCAACCCTGCATAGACACACTGATATGAGTTGTTGCACCAGAATTTATCCACCATGTGTGTCTAGGCACTGAAGTTAAATTAACCTCAGAACAAACCATATTCAGAAGCATACCTTTCTTAGCACGCCAAGCGTGATAATTACTGCATTGCTTCTTCATATGCCCATCACTGCAACAGAAAAAACAACCAAAACTTTGAGAATCACTAGGAttcttctgttgtttcttcggaggctgtgtatccgcagcttccttatcctttcttttctttcctTTATCTTTCGAGGTAGAGGCATAATGAGCACTTTCTGTCTTGTCTTGCTTCAACCTTTCCTCTTCCTGGACACAGTGCGAGA is part of the Primulina tabacum isolate GXHZ01 chromosome 18, ASM2559414v2, whole genome shotgun sequence genome and encodes:
- the LOC142533604 gene encoding E3 ubiquitin-protein ligase BOI-like, with amino-acid sequence MFRNNTNAAVPPIPGCNHFQFPDDAPNQLQLCVNVDKKASIFNKNPVSAGLRLSYDDDERNSTLSSASGSMTIGSSILPSLHVDVERELNQNGKELEHYMRIQEENLLKGLREIRQNHYTSCLTYLENSCIKKLHQKNLELETVTCKNNELVERTKQLTAEAQSWCNIAKYNESVAKALKTSLKQAMQQGSNRGNRVGENDIDDAASSIDPNNFLSNSGKHERSSPVYINAPICRYCKSKEVSIVLMPCRHLCLCKECEGFVGACPVCRMVTNASFEVYLLNN